A window from Peptococcaceae bacterium encodes these proteins:
- a CDS encoding ribosomal L7Ae/L30e/S12e/Gadd45 family protein, with protein MQRLATTKKKTVGLKQTQKAVERGLASTVFVARDAEEKVRRPILEACRERGITVIEVDTMAELGKASGIQVGTAVAALLMEVE; from the coding sequence GTGCAGCGTTTGGCGACAACTAAAAAAAAGACGGTGGGGCTGAAGCAGACACAAAAAGCGGTGGAAAGAGGTTTGGCCAGCACTGTGTTTGTGGCCAGGGATGCCGAGGAAAAGGTTCGCCGGCCTATTCTGGAAGCCTGCCGTGAACGGGGAATAACCGTGATAGAAGTTGATACTATGGCCGAACTGGGAAAAGCCAGCGGCATCCAGGTGGGTACCGCCGTGGCGGCTCTTTTGATGGAGGTCGAGTAA